A single genomic interval of Camelus ferus isolate YT-003-E chromosome 24, BCGSAC_Cfer_1.0, whole genome shotgun sequence harbors:
- the LRRC30 gene encoding leucine-rich repeat-containing protein 30, with protein sequence MGARQSGGRCKDKGTGLLRGRQKSFPWEDALLPGRDPRCLLKQGLRHVSFSLVTKGMTDAPDFLWGLSEVQKLNLSHNQLRALPPEVGKLTRLVVLNLCGNRLKSLPREVSLLQNLKVLFVHMNCLTELPAELSACKNLEVLSLSHNCLSQLPASFADLSRLRKLNLSHNRFAHIPVCVFSLRELDFLHVGSNRLENIAESIQCLASLQIFIAESNSIRAFPRSLCLLTSLELLNVSNNHIQTLPDELYLLCRLTRIAWNPMDKGLHISRNPLAKPLPELVEGGLEMLFSYLKDKKHP encoded by the coding sequence ATGGGAGCCAGGCAGTCCGGTGGCCGCTGCAAGGACAAGGGGACTGGGCTCCTGCGGGGGAGGCAGAAGTCCTTCCCGTGGGAAGATGCCCTGCTCCCGGGGAGGGACCCGCGGTGTCTGCTGAAGCAGGGCCTGCGGCATGTCAGTTTCAGCTTGGTCACCAAGGGCATGACGGACGCGCCCGACTTCCTGTGGGGCCTCTCGGAGGTGCAGAAGCTCAACCTGTCCCACAACCAGCTCCGGGCCCTGCCGCCGGAGGTGGGGAAGCTGACGCGGCTGGTGGTCCTGAACTTGTGCGGGAACCGCCTGAAGAGCCTGCCTCGGGAGGTCAGCCTCCTGCAGAACCTCAAGGTCCTGTTCGTCCACATGAACTGCCTGACAGAGTTACCGGCTGAGCTGAGCGCCTGCAAGAACCTGGAGGTCCTGAGCCTGTCGCACAACTGCCTGTCCCAGCTCCCCGCCAGCTTCGCCGACCTCTCCCGACTGCGGAAGCTGAACCTCAGCCACAATCGCTTCGCCCACATCCCCGTCTGCGTCTTCTCGCTCCGAGAGCTGGATTTCCTGCACGTGGGCTCCAATCGCCTGGAGAACATCGCCGAGAGCATCCAGTGCCTGGCCAGCCTGCAGATCTTCATTGCCGAGAGCAACAGCATCCGCGCCTTCCCGCGCTCCCTCTGCCTGCTCACGAGCCTGGAGCTGCTGAACGTGAGCAACAACCACATCCAGACCCTCCCAGACGAGCTCTACCTGCTGTGCAGACTGACTCGGATCGCCTGGAACCCCATGGACAAAGGGCTCCACATTTCCCGTAACCCTTTAGCCAAGCCTCTCCCGGAGCTGGTGGAGGGGGGTCTGGAAATGCTCTTCAGCTACCTAAAGGACAAAAAACACCCCTGA